One window of Cryptobacterium curtum DSM 15641 genomic DNA carries:
- a CDS encoding TOBE domain-containing protein: protein MKISARNQLKGTITNVAEGAVNGVVTISLGDERVKADITMESIEKLGLTEGKPACAIIKAANVMFATGSERITNISARNQLPGTIVSVKKGAVNGHVSLKMADGNVVSGSITNAAIEDLGLEEGAAALAIIKATDVIVGVE, encoded by the coding sequence ATGAAGATCTCCGCACGCAATCAACTCAAGGGCACCATTACTAATGTTGCTGAAGGCGCTGTCAACGGCGTTGTGACTATCTCGCTGGGTGACGAGCGGGTGAAAGCTGATATCACGATGGAGTCCATCGAGAAACTCGGCCTGACCGAAGGCAAGCCAGCCTGCGCTATTATTAAAGCGGCGAACGTTATGTTTGCTACCGGCAGCGAACGCATTACGAACATTTCGGCACGCAATCAATTGCCTGGCACAATTGTTTCAGTCAAGAAGGGCGCTGTGAATGGTCATGTTTCTCTGAAGATGGCTGATGGCAATGTGGTGTCTGGCTCTATCACGAACGCTGCTATTGAAGACCTGGGTCTTGAAGAGGGCGCTGCTGCTCTGGCTATCATCAAGGCAACTGACGTTATTGTGGGCGTCGAGTAA
- the mnmA gene encoding tRNA 2-thiouridine(34) synthase MnmA: MASPETNGEQSEYPLGAGETLKLVPDSAQELASQLVSKSAPKHAQVAEALDPTVDAAEADALAATKDDLYQFAHMFQRDHQRIPRVLVGLSGGVDSSVCAALLVETGWDVCGAYMKNWTMDVPGMRCPWADDLADAKRVAVRLGIDFRVYDFQEAYKREVVDYLVDEYRAGRTPNPDVMCNQQVKFGLFFDAAQDDGFDYIATGHYARASHDPVRLLRAADTHKDQTYFLYRMSSDAVAHTIFPLGGLLKTQVRAAAEQRNLSTAHKADSQGICFVGEAGICDFLSLYVHPQPGPIIDDDTGETVGYHDGAIFFTIGQRHGLGIGGGRRYRVVRKDMDHNILYVHDGPLAPVQDSLLELDRVRWIADVPPQEGACEVRTHHGEKLLAATLLATATTATVQLEADHDAVASGQSVVIYRGQECLGGGIVR, encoded by the coding sequence ATGGCATCGCCTGAAACAAACGGGGAACAGAGTGAGTACCCCCTGGGAGCAGGCGAGACGTTGAAGCTCGTGCCCGATTCAGCGCAGGAGTTGGCGTCACAGTTAGTGTCAAAATCAGCGCCGAAGCACGCTCAGGTAGCTGAAGCACTGGATCCAACGGTTGATGCAGCTGAAGCAGACGCACTCGCTGCAACGAAGGACGATCTGTATCAATTTGCACACATGTTCCAGCGCGACCACCAACGTATCCCGCGTGTACTCGTGGGGCTTTCGGGCGGTGTCGATTCATCGGTGTGTGCTGCTCTGTTGGTAGAAACAGGCTGGGATGTCTGTGGCGCCTACATGAAGAACTGGACCATGGATGTTCCGGGCATGCGCTGCCCCTGGGCCGACGATCTGGCTGATGCAAAACGTGTGGCAGTGCGGCTTGGTATTGACTTTCGGGTGTACGACTTTCAAGAAGCGTATAAGCGGGAGGTCGTCGATTATCTGGTGGACGAATACCGAGCTGGGCGTACGCCGAACCCTGATGTTATGTGCAATCAGCAGGTGAAGTTTGGACTGTTTTTTGACGCGGCGCAAGATGACGGGTTTGATTACATAGCAACAGGGCATTATGCCCGCGCATCACATGATCCTGTCCGTTTGTTGCGTGCTGCTGACACGCACAAAGACCAGACGTATTTCCTGTATCGGATGTCATCCGATGCCGTGGCGCATACTATTTTTCCACTGGGAGGATTGCTGAAGACGCAGGTACGCGCTGCCGCAGAACAACGAAATCTCTCAACAGCACATAAGGCCGATTCACAAGGCATTTGCTTTGTGGGTGAAGCAGGTATTTGCGATTTTTTGAGCTTGTATGTACACCCGCAGCCGGGGCCTATTATCGATGATGATACTGGTGAAACAGTCGGTTATCACGACGGGGCTATCTTTTTCACCATTGGCCAGCGTCATGGGTTGGGCATCGGTGGCGGCAGGCGCTATCGTGTTGTACGTAAAGACATGGATCACAACATTCTCTATGTGCATGATGGGCCGCTTGCACCTGTTCAAGACAGCCTGCTTGAGCTCGATCGTGTGCGATGGATAGCGGATGTGCCACCGCAGGAGGGGGCCTGCGAAGTGCGCACCCATCATGGAGAAAAGCTTCTTGCTGCCACGCTTTTGGCAACTGCTACAACGGCCACAGTGCAGCTTGAAGCAGATCACGATGCGGTGGCTTCTGGTCAGTCGGTTGTTATCTATCGTGGCCAGGAATGCCTTGGCGGCGGGATCGTACGCTAA
- a CDS encoding RrF2 family transcriptional regulator: protein MQISTKGRYALRFLLDLCQHQGTGPVPLKDIAQRQGISKKYLEQVIALLNPTGILQVTRGYQGGYRLAKAPRDITVADVLAVTESGFTAGAASTGTNVDTTERSASLLSSNETMLEPIWEGLEQTVNDYLAEISLQDIIDRYTPTIEYFI from the coding sequence ATGCAGATTTCAACAAAAGGTCGCTACGCACTGCGTTTTCTTCTTGACCTCTGCCAGCACCAAGGCACCGGCCCCGTGCCCCTTAAAGATATTGCACAGCGGCAAGGGATATCAAAGAAATACCTCGAGCAAGTGATTGCCTTGCTCAATCCCACTGGCATACTGCAGGTCACCCGCGGTTACCAAGGGGGCTATCGTCTTGCAAAAGCGCCGCGCGATATTACCGTAGCTGATGTGCTTGCCGTAACTGAAAGCGGGTTTACTGCAGGCGCCGCCTCAACCGGCACGAACGTCGATACTACCGAACGGTCTGCATCCTTACTCTCTTCAAATGAAACGATGCTTGAACCCATCTGGGAAGGGCTTGAACAAACCGTCAATGATTATCTTGCAGAAATATCCCTGCAAGACATCATCGATCGCTATACCCCCACCATCGAATACTTTATCTAG
- a CDS encoding ABC transporter substrate-binding protein produces MKSKNELILDEVSRLSRRDFLKLAGIAGLTAATGGMLAGCGNGNGGSNSSDSSNQATTQMVTDMNGNQVEVPLNPTKYADGWYAHNEITIMLTGAEGLVATHCDEKSFPWMYKVCSNMSKATATFGNDFNFEDLVALEPQVIFDSKESLRDKCEEVGIPLVNCNFQTYETMQQSIELTAQVFGGKAPEIAKKYNDELSSTVSAVKAKTDKLSDSDRPRVMHGNSVYTFILDGTETIIDTWIQAAGGVNAVAESTKGNAQAQFSLEQIIAWDPEVIITGKAAEVDQILSDPNWSSISAVKNNKVYVNPKGVFGWDRYGVEELLQIQWVSALLHPDLFPDLDIRTKVKDFYATYLNYQTTEDDIDRIMGAQNPA; encoded by the coding sequence ATGAAATCAAAGAACGAACTTATCCTAGATGAAGTATCGCGTTTAAGCAGGCGTGACTTCCTGAAACTTGCTGGTATTGCTGGCCTTACTGCAGCTACTGGCGGTATGTTGGCTGGTTGCGGTAACGGCAACGGTGGTTCTAACTCATCTGATTCGTCTAACCAAGCAACCACTCAGATGGTAACAGACATGAACGGTAATCAGGTAGAAGTACCTCTTAACCCAACAAAATATGCTGATGGCTGGTACGCCCATAACGAAATCACCATTATGCTGACGGGGGCTGAGGGCTTAGTTGCTACCCATTGCGATGAGAAGAGCTTCCCCTGGATGTATAAGGTGTGCTCGAATATGTCCAAAGCGACGGCTACCTTTGGTAACGACTTCAATTTTGAAGACTTGGTTGCTCTTGAGCCACAGGTTATCTTCGACTCTAAGGAATCGCTGCGCGATAAGTGCGAAGAGGTCGGCATTCCACTGGTTAACTGCAATTTCCAGACATATGAAACCATGCAGCAGTCCATTGAACTGACTGCGCAAGTCTTTGGCGGCAAAGCGCCTGAAATTGCGAAGAAGTACAATGATGAATTGTCTTCAACGGTGTCTGCCGTGAAAGCGAAAACCGATAAACTTTCTGATTCTGATCGCCCACGTGTTATGCATGGTAATTCGGTATACACATTCATATTAGATGGCACTGAAACAATCATTGATACCTGGATTCAGGCAGCTGGTGGCGTGAATGCTGTCGCTGAAAGCACAAAGGGCAACGCGCAGGCCCAGTTCTCACTCGAGCAGATTATTGCATGGGATCCCGAAGTTATCATTACGGGCAAGGCCGCTGAAGTTGATCAAATTCTTTCTGACCCCAACTGGTCTTCCATTTCGGCAGTAAAAAACAATAAGGTGTATGTGAACCCCAAGGGTGTGTTTGGCTGGGATCGCTACGGCGTTGAGGAATTGCTGCAGATTCAGTGGGTATCTGCGCTGCTACATCCTGATTTGTTCCCCGATCTTGACATTCGTACGAAGGTAAAGGACTTCTACGCCACCTATCTGAACTATCAGACAACTGAGGATGATATCGATCGCATTATGGGCGCCCAGAATCCAGCATAA
- a CDS encoding helix-turn-helix transcriptional regulator, with product MALESDALTAQEVAELLQVSRNTVYNLVKKGVLTSYSVGRKMRFSMSDVDHYIEAARNCSASSAPAEVLSSTAPAVSHTATMPTQQMGTPVLRIGGTDMTADIVANYLGTSGIAVQRSYEGGYQALCAMYLQGAEAAVIHLYDRKTNRYNIPSIQRIVPGTPLVAIHLAKRRVGFLVQNGNPHHIRSWRNLLNPAITIANRPVGTEERVLLDEMLVNLEAGENRPRGYQHEFTSVLAAAGFVKAGAADVCIGDERTFHQVEGIDFLPLAEESIDLAIRKTDTTREVIRFLRGMVKSRLFKEELARNIGYDTFRTGEIIYEV from the coding sequence ATGGCACTTGAAAGCGATGCACTAACCGCCCAGGAAGTTGCCGAATTATTGCAGGTTAGCCGCAATACCGTCTATAACTTGGTGAAAAAAGGAGTTTTGACCTCATACAGCGTCGGGCGCAAGATGCGATTTTCCATGAGTGATGTCGACCATTACATCGAAGCAGCGCGCAATTGTTCGGCATCTAGTGCGCCTGCTGAGGTGTTGAGTTCAACGGCACCAGCCGTATCACATACCGCAACCATGCCAACGCAACAAATGGGCACCCCCGTACTCCGTATTGGCGGCACCGACATGACAGCCGATATTGTGGCAAATTACCTTGGCACCTCAGGCATAGCGGTGCAGCGCTCATACGAAGGTGGCTATCAGGCGCTCTGCGCAATGTATCTACAGGGGGCCGAAGCGGCGGTTATTCATCTCTATGACCGCAAGACAAACCGCTACAACATTCCCTCTATACAGCGTATCGTACCCGGCACTCCCCTGGTGGCCATTCATCTTGCTAAACGACGTGTGGGATTCTTGGTGCAAAACGGTAATCCCCACCATATTCGCAGTTGGCGTAATCTGTTGAACCCCGCTATTACTATCGCAAACCGCCCAGTTGGCACCGAAGAACGTGTGCTGCTTGATGAAATGCTTGTTAATCTTGAAGCAGGCGAAAACCGACCGCGCGGATACCAACATGAATTTACCTCTGTCCTTGCGGCAGCAGGCTTCGTTAAAGCGGGGGCTGCTGATGTATGCATCGGTGATGAGCGCACCTTCCATCAGGTGGAAGGTATTGATTTCTTGCCGTTAGCGGAAGAATCGATCGACTTGGCCATCCGTAAAACGGATACGACACGCGAGGTGATTCGCTTCCTGCGTGGTATGGTAAAGAGCCGCCTGTTTAAGGAAGAGCTCGCCCGAAACATCGGGTATGACACCTTCCGCACCGGCGAGATAATCTACGAAGTGTAG
- a CDS encoding ABC transporter ATP-binding protein → MSENKAVQSETLEQKTTQIETTHGAVRHNEPIQVEPMRSAAGQGTPMQPTVSQTELPSSEIYLRASDVSCGYAGKAVLSGVSLDVSAGDITCLLGPNGVGKTTLFKALLGFLPLMEGTVQVCGHDRASLSRRELARLLAYVPQIHVPPFSFSVLDVVLTGRSPHLGVFSSPTKSDYALADHVLEELEIFHLRDRVYTELSGGEAQMVLIARALMQDTSLLILDEPTAALDFGNQVHVLRRIKDLARDGRGIVMTTHNPDHAFLCGTKAVLLSRSGKVRSGTVDDVVTEENLAAAYGIDVRVVESRAEDGSPVKTCIPSLGSG, encoded by the coding sequence ATGAGTGAAAATAAAGCAGTGCAATCTGAAACATTAGAACAAAAGACGACGCAAATAGAAACAACGCACGGTGCAGTGCGGCATAATGAACCAATACAAGTCGAGCCAATGCGGTCTGCGGCGGGGCAAGGTACGCCAATGCAACCGACGGTATCGCAAACAGAACTGCCATCATCTGAGATCTATTTACGCGCGAGCGATGTGAGCTGTGGTTATGCTGGTAAAGCGGTGTTATCAGGCGTATCGCTTGATGTCAGTGCAGGTGACATTACCTGCCTCCTCGGCCCAAATGGTGTGGGTAAAACCACGTTATTCAAAGCGCTGCTCGGTTTTCTTCCTTTGATGGAAGGTACCGTCCAGGTATGTGGACACGATCGTGCCTCGCTTTCACGGCGCGAACTTGCGCGTCTTTTGGCGTATGTTCCGCAGATACATGTTCCACCTTTTTCATTTTCCGTTCTTGACGTCGTACTTACAGGGCGCTCTCCGCATCTTGGCGTGTTTTCTTCACCAACAAAAAGCGATTACGCTCTGGCCGACCACGTGCTTGAAGAACTGGAGATATTTCATCTTCGCGATCGAGTATATACCGAGCTCTCTGGTGGCGAAGCCCAGATGGTACTAATTGCGCGTGCACTCATGCAGGACACGTCGCTGCTTATTTTGGACGAACCAACTGCTGCGCTCGACTTTGGCAATCAAGTGCATGTGTTGCGTCGTATTAAAGATTTAGCGCGAGATGGTCGCGGTATTGTAATGACTACCCATAATCCTGACCATGCATTTTTGTGCGGTACAAAGGCAGTGTTGCTTTCGCGCAGTGGAAAGGTACGCTCTGGTACCGTGGATGATGTGGTTACTGAAGAAAACTTGGCGGCGGCTTATGGCATTGATGTGCGTGTTGTTGAATCGCGTGCAGAAGATGGGTCGCCCGTAAAAACATGTATCCCTTCGCTCGGCAGTGGATAG
- a CDS encoding cysteine desulfurase family protein — MGAGASEFIYLDHAAATPLDKQVRAAMEPYESRLFFNPSSPYMPGVQVRRSFEAARADLAHAIGAKPDEVVITAGATESINLAFDSFEGHVVIPEVEHASVLASATRHDCTQVAVGHHGRVDPADIARAIRPDTELVSVGLANNEIGTVQPLRAIAQVVSEERQRRLQAGETTPIWLHTDASQGAGQVNTDVATLGVDLMTLNSAKVYGPKQVGLLWAARTVRLRPQVVGGGQERGLRSGTENVSGAVGFACALSMAVTHRKAEAVRLSALRDTLQSALTEAFPQAVVSGHRKHRLPGFLHISFPGLDAERVVFLLEDVGVLVGTGAACAANKETGSHVLAAIGLPPDLANGSLRLTLGRLSTADNTARAAQLIIEAVRSEYERMAR; from the coding sequence ATGGGAGCGGGAGCATCTGAGTTCATTTACTTGGATCATGCGGCAGCAACGCCGCTTGATAAACAGGTACGTGCTGCTATGGAGCCGTATGAGAGCAGGTTGTTCTTTAATCCGTCGAGTCCGTATATGCCAGGCGTTCAGGTGCGGCGCAGCTTTGAAGCAGCGCGTGCCGATCTGGCCCATGCCATTGGCGCTAAGCCCGACGAAGTGGTAATAACTGCCGGTGCTACTGAATCGATCAACCTTGCATTTGATTCGTTCGAGGGTCATGTTGTGATACCCGAAGTGGAGCATGCTTCAGTGCTAGCTTCGGCCACACGCCACGACTGCACACAGGTGGCAGTAGGGCATCATGGGCGTGTCGATCCAGCTGATATAGCACGTGCGATCAGGCCGGATACTGAACTGGTTAGTGTGGGTCTTGCGAACAACGAAATTGGTACCGTACAACCCTTGCGCGCTATAGCGCAGGTGGTATCAGAAGAGCGGCAGCGGAGGTTGCAGGCAGGTGAGACAACTCCCATCTGGCTGCATACCGATGCTAGTCAGGGTGCCGGCCAAGTGAATACCGATGTTGCCACATTGGGTGTCGATCTGATGACGCTCAATTCTGCAAAGGTGTATGGCCCAAAACAGGTTGGCCTGTTGTGGGCAGCACGTACGGTACGTCTGCGGCCGCAGGTGGTTGGCGGTGGACAGGAACGGGGGCTGCGTAGCGGTACGGAAAATGTATCGGGTGCTGTTGGATTTGCCTGTGCCCTTTCGATGGCGGTGACACATCGCAAGGCAGAAGCAGTGCGTCTGTCAGCGCTGCGCGATACGCTGCAAAGTGCGCTAACTGAAGCGTTTCCCCAGGCAGTGGTTTCGGGTCATCGGAAGCATCGGCTTCCGGGCTTCTTGCACATTTCGTTTCCAGGGCTTGATGCCGAACGGGTCGTGTTTTTACTGGAAGACGTTGGTGTCTTGGTGGGCACGGGTGCTGCCTGTGCCGCCAACAAGGAAACCGGCAGTCATGTACTGGCTGCTATTGGACTGCCGCCCGACCTGGCAAATGGCAGTCTGCGGTTGACGTTAGGTCGCCTATCGACGGCGGATAATACTGCGCGTGCTGCGCAATTGATTATCGAAGCGGTGCGCAGCGAATACGAAAGGATGGCGCGCTGA
- the leuS gene encoding leucine--tRNA ligase, translated as MKEYNPHEIEPRMQQAWAAADLFHVTEDADKPKKYVLEMFPYPSGDIHMGHVRNYSIGDVVARYNGMRGFNVLHPMGWDAFGLPAENAAIKHHSHPATWTYANIETQKASFKRMGFSYDWDRTVVACDPEYYRWGQWMFLQFWKRGLVERRNSPVNWCPSCKTVLANEQVVDGRCWRCGSVVEKRDLTQWYLKITDYAQELLDDLDQLTGWPDRVRQMQANWIGRSEGAEVDFILCDKGGAVPENPSDHDRITVFTTRADTLFGCSFFVLAPEYKGLIDLVVGTEYEQPVRDLIDATAQVSAVERAQGDREKHGVFTGRYVINPINGEKVPVWVADYVVADYGTGAVMAVPCGDQRDFEFARKYDLPIVPIILDKDDELYNQLKDEHGRVVTTVDWDAAFAAEGWLVQSGKYTGLKGGKHSEGESAIVADLEARGCGRRKVEFRLRDWLISRQRYWGNPIPAIHCPTCGVVPVPEEDLPVRLPEDIDLAAGETLATHEGFVKCTCPRCGGEARRETDTMDTFTCSSWYYLRYTDPHNDTVPFARDNANRWMPVDQYVGGIEHAILHLLYSRFFTKMLRDMGMLDFNEPFTNLLTQGMVKDAHGETMSKSKGNVIAPEDMIAHYGADAVRTYILFMAPPDKDLQWDEEGLAGIYRFLTRVWRQVNDLMGKAGESTLFDPTAQNAGKASSVEQAAKVLRRERHRVVGKVTNDMERNSFNTAIAAIMELSNAVGSYVRVASAEMRAADPELAALDREVAEVLVKLLSPMAPHWADELWETVLDNQGYLYGCVWPTFDAQAAQADEVELAIQINGKVRAHITVGADAAEDEVREQALAAIKDQTEGQTVAKAIVIPGRLVNIVVR; from the coding sequence ATGAAGGAATATAACCCGCATGAGATAGAACCACGTATGCAACAGGCGTGGGCTGCTGCTGACCTCTTTCACGTTACGGAAGACGCTGATAAACCAAAGAAATACGTGCTTGAGATGTTCCCGTATCCTTCAGGTGACATTCACATGGGTCATGTGCGTAATTACAGCATTGGTGATGTGGTAGCTCGCTATAACGGCATGCGCGGGTTCAACGTCCTTCATCCTATGGGATGGGATGCCTTTGGTCTTCCCGCGGAAAATGCTGCGATTAAGCATCATAGTCATCCTGCTACCTGGACATATGCGAATATCGAAACCCAAAAGGCCAGTTTCAAGCGCATGGGTTTTTCCTACGATTGGGATCGTACCGTCGTGGCCTGTGACCCCGAATATTATCGGTGGGGTCAGTGGATGTTTTTGCAATTCTGGAAGCGCGGTTTGGTGGAGCGCCGCAATTCTCCGGTCAATTGGTGTCCGTCGTGCAAGACAGTTCTTGCAAACGAACAGGTTGTCGACGGTCGTTGCTGGCGTTGTGGCAGTGTTGTCGAAAAGCGCGACCTCACGCAGTGGTACCTCAAAATAACTGACTATGCGCAAGAACTTTTAGACGATCTTGATCAGCTCACTGGCTGGCCAGATCGTGTTCGGCAGATGCAGGCCAACTGGATTGGTCGTTCCGAGGGCGCTGAAGTTGATTTTATCCTGTGTGATAAAGGCGGTGCCGTTCCAGAAAACCCCAGCGATCACGATCGTATTACGGTATTCACTACGCGGGCAGACACCTTGTTTGGCTGTAGTTTCTTCGTGTTGGCACCTGAATATAAAGGGCTTATCGATTTAGTGGTTGGCACTGAGTACGAACAGCCGGTGCGCGATCTTATCGATGCAACTGCTCAGGTAAGCGCTGTCGAGCGTGCGCAGGGCGACCGCGAGAAGCATGGCGTGTTTACCGGGCGCTATGTCATAAATCCCATCAATGGTGAAAAGGTGCCAGTTTGGGTGGCCGATTACGTGGTGGCCGATTACGGCACTGGTGCGGTCATGGCGGTACCGTGTGGCGATCAACGCGACTTTGAGTTTGCGCGCAAATACGATCTTCCCATTGTGCCTATTATTCTTGATAAAGACGATGAATTGTATAATCAGCTCAAAGACGAACACGGGCGCGTTGTCACGACAGTCGACTGGGATGCAGCTTTCGCGGCAGAAGGTTGGTTGGTGCAGTCGGGTAAGTACACTGGTCTAAAGGGCGGTAAGCATTCCGAAGGCGAATCGGCTATTGTGGCCGATTTAGAAGCGCGTGGATGTGGTCGACGCAAGGTGGAATTCCGCCTGCGTGACTGGTTGATTAGTCGTCAGCGCTATTGGGGTAATCCTATTCCCGCTATTCATTGCCCAACGTGCGGAGTGGTACCGGTGCCTGAAGAAGACTTACCGGTGCGCCTGCCTGAAGATATTGATCTGGCGGCAGGGGAAACACTTGCAACGCACGAAGGCTTTGTAAAGTGCACCTGTCCGCGCTGCGGTGGCGAGGCACGTCGCGAAACTGACACGATGGATACGTTTACCTGCTCAAGCTGGTACTATCTGCGCTATACCGATCCGCACAACGATACCGTTCCCTTCGCGCGAGACAACGCCAATCGCTGGATGCCAGTTGATCAGTATGTAGGTGGCATCGAACATGCAATTTTGCATCTGCTGTATAGCCGCTTCTTTACCAAAATGCTGCGCGATATGGGTATGCTTGATTTTAACGAGCCGTTTACTAACCTGCTTACCCAGGGCATGGTCAAAGATGCGCACGGCGAAACCATGAGCAAATCGAAGGGCAATGTTATTGCTCCGGAAGACATGATTGCGCACTATGGTGCCGATGCGGTGCGTACCTACATCTTGTTTATGGCGCCACCTGATAAAGATTTGCAATGGGACGAAGAGGGTCTTGCGGGTATCTATCGCTTCCTGACGCGTGTATGGCGCCAGGTCAACGACCTGATGGGTAAAGCAGGGGAATCGACTTTGTTTGACCCCACTGCCCAAAACGCAGGGAAGGCTTCTTCGGTGGAACAGGCTGCCAAGGTGCTGCGTCGCGAGCGTCATCGCGTGGTGGGTAAGGTCACCAACGATATGGAGCGCAATAGTTTCAATACCGCTATTGCTGCCATTATGGAACTTTCAAATGCGGTGGGGTCGTATGTACGGGTTGCATCTGCCGAGATGCGCGCAGCTGATCCTGAGCTGGCGGCGCTTGATCGCGAAGTAGCTGAGGTGCTCGTGAAACTGCTGTCTCCGATGGCTCCCCATTGGGCAGATGAATTATGGGAAACAGTGCTTGATAACCAGGGCTATCTCTATGGATGTGTCTGGCCGACGTTTGATGCCCAGGCAGCACAGGCCGATGAGGTTGAGCTGGCTATTCAGATCAATGGCAAAGTGCGTGCACATATCACGGTTGGTGCCGATGCAGCTGAAGACGAAGTACGGGAGCAAGCGCTTGCCGCTATCAAAGATCAGACAGAGGGGCAGACGGTGGCTAAAGCTATTGTTATTCCCGGCCGTTTGGTAAATATTGTGGTGAGATAG
- a CDS encoding FecCD family ABC transporter permease, which produces MASQDTPAIKETGHTQRYEAHRARKIVLIAFCVALLVVLFVLGLAVGRLQVPPADVVGILSQRFFGTDGSWSQAAINVVCDIRLPRVIAALLVGAALAISGASYQGLFKNPMVSPDILGASAGASFGAALALLMDGSNRVVQIMAFAMGFIAVMLTYFSARRIGRGSNQILLLVLCGLIVGTLFQAFVSIIKYTADPTSKLPEITYWLMGSIAKVTWDDLKIFAVPFVVGCAPLLLLRWRLNMLSFGDAEAESLGVNVSLMRAIYIFCATLLTSAAVSIAGVVGWVGLIIPHLVRFIFGPDNRIVLPLSLVVGAAFMVLVDMVCRTLMASEIPLGILTSVIGAPFFFAILLQTQRGQR; this is translated from the coding sequence GTGGCGAGTCAAGATACTCCGGCTATCAAAGAAACGGGGCACACGCAGCGCTACGAAGCGCATCGCGCGCGAAAAATAGTACTTATTGCTTTCTGCGTTGCTTTGTTAGTTGTTCTGTTTGTTTTGGGTTTGGCTGTCGGACGCCTGCAAGTACCGCCTGCTGATGTAGTGGGTATTCTCTCCCAGCGCTTTTTTGGCACTGATGGTTCTTGGTCGCAGGCCGCTATTAACGTAGTGTGTGACATCCGATTACCGCGCGTGATTGCTGCACTGCTTGTTGGCGCTGCTCTTGCTATATCTGGTGCTTCCTATCAGGGACTTTTCAAGAACCCTATGGTAAGTCCTGATATTTTAGGTGCCAGTGCAGGCGCATCGTTTGGGGCGGCGCTCGCCCTTTTGATGGATGGGAGTAATCGCGTTGTGCAGATTATGGCATTTGCCATGGGTTTCATCGCGGTTATGCTGACTTACTTTAGCGCGCGACGGATTGGTCGTGGCTCAAATCAGATTTTGCTGCTGGTATTGTGCGGCCTTATCGTTGGAACGCTATTCCAGGCGTTTGTTTCCATTATCAAATACACTGCTGATCCGACCTCTAAACTGCCTGAGATCACCTACTGGCTGATGGGCAGCATTGCGAAAGTTACCTGGGACGATCTTAAAATATTTGCCGTTCCCTTTGTGGTTGGCTGCGCTCCGCTGCTGCTTTTGCGCTGGCGGTTGAATATGCTTTCGTTTGGTGATGCCGAAGCGGAATCGCTCGGCGTTAACGTAAGTCTCATGCGTGCCATCTATATCTTCTGTGCAACGCTTTTAACGTCAGCGGCTGTGTCTATTGCCGGTGTTGTTGGCTGGGTTGGTCTTATCATTCCTCATCTGGTGCGATTTATCTTTGGACCAGATAACCGTATCGTGTTGCCACTTTCGTTAGTGGTTGGTGCTGCGTTTATGGTGCTTGTTGATATGGTATGTCGCACACTGATGGCTTCTGAAATTCCCTTAGGTATCTTAACCTCGGTTATTGGCGCTCCATTCTTCTTTGCCATCCTTTTGCAGACACAAAGGGGGCAGCGATGA
- a CDS encoding SanA/YdcF family protein, with product MVRFLKNTGRRLAKIIVAVFIVAVAVVVIPNVVEFATQQSNVKPSDEIASSRKTYDCILVLGASMLPNGQPSTVLKDRLDVAVNLYRKGVAPKIVMSGDDSRALSYDEVTNMKKYAVEQGIPSEDIFCDHAGINTYDSMYRARYVFNVESMVVVTQTYHQYRALFDASSFGIDCVGAPSDLNSYEKKLIFEIREMGARVSDMRKVIMRENATHLSEPVSLQQSGDVTTW from the coding sequence ATGGTACGTTTCTTAAAAAATACTGGCCGGCGCCTTGCGAAGATTATCGTGGCTGTTTTTATTGTGGCTGTTGCAGTGGTTGTTATTCCTAACGTTGTTGAGTTTGCAACACAGCAGAGCAACGTAAAGCCATCCGATGAGATTGCCTCATCAAGAAAAACGTATGACTGCATTCTTGTGCTGGGCGCTTCGATGCTGCCCAATGGTCAACCATCAACGGTGCTTAAGGATCGTCTCGATGTAGCAGTTAATCTGTACCGCAAAGGGGTCGCTCCCAAAATCGTAATGAGCGGTGACGATTCTCGCGCACTGTCATATGACGAAGTTACCAATATGAAAAAATACGCTGTTGAACAGGGTATTCCGAGCGAAGATATCTTCTGTGATCATGCCGGCATTAATACTTACGACAGCATGTATCGCGCACGATATGTATTTAACGTCGAATCAATGGTGGTTGTCACGCAGACCTATCACCAATATCGTGCTTTGTTCGATGCTTCGTCATTCGGTATCGATTGTGTCGGCGCGCCGAGCGATCTGAATTCTTATGAAAAGAAGCTTATTTTTGAGATACGCGAAATGGGTGCACGTGTGTCTGATATGCGCAAGGTTATTATGCGCGAAAATGCAACGCACTTAAGCGAGCCGGTTTCCCTTCAGCAAAGTGGTGATGTCACCACCTGGTAG